The genomic window CTGATGCTCGAGGAAGAGCCCGGGCTGAACCCGGCGACCGTCAAGGCCCGGCTGATGCGTTCCGCGAAGAAGGTCTCGGGCAACCCGTTCGACGCCGGTGCCGGCGTGCTCGACATCGAAGGTGCCCTGGCCGAGACCGGTTTCGTCTTGGACGCTCCCTCCCCGCGGGCCTTCCGACACGAGGATCCCTCTGCCATCGGTGTCGAGGACACCGCGGTCCTGTGGGGCGACAGCACGTTCGGTCTGGCCGTGTTGTGGTCCGATGCGATCCTCTGGGGCGATGCGATGCTGTGGAGCGACGCGATGCTGTGGAGTGATGCGATCTTGTGGTCCGACGGCTTTCTCGACGCCGACGCGATGCTGTGGAGCGACGCGGTGCTGTGGAGCGACGCGATGCTGTGGAGCGATTCGGTCCTCTGGTCCGACGCGATGCTGTGGTCCGACGCGATTCTCTGGAGCGACGCGATGCTGTGGTCCGACACGACCCTCGAATCCAACTCGGCCCTGTGGGGCGACTGATCCCTTAACCTAACCGTCCATCCAACGCCCGGAGCGCTCCAGCGTTTCGGGCGTTTTTTCGTGTTTTGGTGGATTTGGCGCGATTTTCCGACGGACCGCTTGACCTGGCCCGTCTGGACACCAAATTCGATATGAGGGGTACTCCCGGGGACTCGGGGGACGGCCCTTCGATGGTAGGTCGATGAACGACGTTGCAAAGCCCGACACTCGGTCGAGCGGGAGGTTCCTGCTCGCCTTTGTCATCGGGGTGGACATCCTGGCGATCGGGGCGGTTCTCCAACTTCCGCTTGTGGATCTCCAGCGCGCGCCGCTGACGCTGTTCTTGATGCTCGCCATCTCCGCCCTGACCGGTTTTCGGCCGATCCACATCCATCCTCTCCGGACGACCGTGTCGGCCTCGGACCCCTTTCTCCTCGCCAGCATCGCCGCTCTCGGCGGTATTCCCGCGTTGCTCGTCGGGCTGATCAGCATCCTCAGTTCCATGATCGGCGCGAAGATGCGTTTTGACGCTACGAGGACGCCGTTCAACTTCGCAGCAGCGGCGGTCTCGATCACCGCGGCTTCGTGGATCTTCGAGTCTCTCGTTTCCGGGACCAGCGTTCTTTCGCAAGTGCTTCCGCTGGCCGCGGCGACGACGGTCTATTTCCTGATCAACTCGATTCTGGTCTCCATCGCCATCTCGATCGAAAGGAAGTCTTCGTTCGTCTCGACCTGGGCGCGCACGAGCCTGTGGACAGCGGCAACGATCTACTGCGCGATGACCCTTGCCGTGGCTCTACTGTTCGTCATGGAGGTTGCGGGACCCGCGGCACTGGTCCTGGGCGTGCCACCGCTGTGGTTGTTCATCGCCTACTATCGGAGCCGTCGCGACCACTTGCGTGAACAGCAAAACAGGATGGACCAGATCCTCGAAAGCAATCAGCGGCTCGAAGAGGAAGTTCGTGCTCGAACGGCGCAACTGGCCGCCAAGGTGGACGAACTCGAAAGGGCCAGAAACCACCTGCGGGAACTGGCCCACACGGATGAGCTGACGTTGCTCGCCAACCGCCGCCGGTTCCAGCACTACCTCGCCCGCGAGCACAGTCGGTCGAAGAGGTTCGATCACCCGTACTCGCTCTTGCTCATCGACATCGACCACTTCAAGAAGGTCAACGATAATTTCGGTCACCCGATGGGAGATCTTGTCCTACAGCAGTTGGCGGCCCTGCTGGAAGAGAACGTCAGAAGCACCGATCTGGCCGCACGGCACGGCGGTGAAGAGTTCGCCATTGTTCTCGCGGAGACGACCCTGTCGGGAGGACTGAAGCTGGCCGATCAACTGTGCCGCCTCGTCGGCGAGCATGTCTTCGGCGCGGGCGATGGCCTCGGTCC from Acidobacteriota bacterium includes these protein-coding regions:
- a CDS encoding diguanylate cyclase, with product MNDVAKPDTRSSGRFLLAFVIGVDILAIGAVLQLPLVDLQRAPLTLFLMLAISALTGFRPIHIHPLRTTVSASDPFLLASIAALGGIPALLVGLISILSSMIGAKMRFDATRTPFNFAAAAVSITAASWIFESLVSGTSVLSQVLPLAAATTVYFLINSILVSIAISIERKSSFVSTWARTSLWTAATIYCAMTLAVALLFVMEVAGPAALVLGVPPLWLFIAYYRSRRDHLREQQNRMDQILESNQRLEEEVRARTAQLAAKVDELERARNHLRELAHTDELTLLANRRRFQHYLAREHSRSKRFDHPYSLLLIDIDHFKKVNDNFGHPMGDLVLQQLAALLEENVRSTDLAARHGGEEFAIVLAETTLSGGLKLADQLCRLVGEHVFGAGDGLGPGRITISIGVASFPEDADALDELVSTADQRLYRAKEAGRNRAVACGFVGETG